In a single window of the Dama dama isolate Ldn47 chromosome 33, ASM3311817v1, whole genome shotgun sequence genome:
- the XIRP2 gene encoding xin actin-binding repeat-containing protein 2 isoform X1 encodes MFPMQKGSLNLLRQKWESSDYQKSESSPRDSHCRLFQPQENKLLEPEGEVASTPGPSDPPNLLQSVREEILSAEPEEKCREDKSDYSRDYGQLEVLKEDSLRGRHRIERFSIALDELRSVFEAPRSGNRQAGPAEYSQKEVEIERNLCSPTFKSHPGSPSDDSVKDSGKKDKETPFDKISSESGHGHIFEVTAGPNKPASGFAEDTAAQSKRVSDLQEVVSLKERMARYQAAVSRGDCRSFSANMLEESEMCTVPGGLARVKKQFEKDKTASSSNTFTQYQYQRQDRSEQEVIRSSQIDISRSSQEMERNEPEISEAHKIDVLGTEMVSHLEKHTEEINQASQLHQYVQETVIDTPEDEEIPKVSTKFLKEQFEKSVQEKVLYSDKELTPAKQTKIESESEETLKPSSIVGTSSTSYTSTSQRKETSATRYRDHSATSSTLAQINATPSEKTEEFPPPPPDMLQPPVDVTAFSQSPELPSPPRIPPVPKELYSKQRNLYELNRLYKHIHPELRKNLEKDYISEVSEIVSRQVNAGSSVSADVQQARYVFENTNDSSQKGLNAEREHLEWDEILKGEVQSMRWIFENQPLDSINNGSPDEDNISKGIADQEIIAGGDVKYTTWMFETQPIDTLGDHSSGTEEHAEKIPELARGDVHTARWMFETKPLDSMNKLHQSQEESIATAIKDITGGDVKTVRYMFETQHLDQLGQLHSVDEMHLLQLRSELKEIKGNVKRSIKCFETQPLYVIRDGSGQMLEIKTVHREDVEKGDVRTARWMFETQPLDTINKDITEIKVVRGISMEENVKGGVSRAKWLFETQPLEKIKEETEEVIVEKETVIGTDVSKKCWMFETQPLDILKEVPDADHLKSEEIIGGDVQTTKQLFETLPLEALKDSPDVGKLQKITASEEEKGDVRHQKWIFETQPLEEIRDDKKEYIRTVKLEEVDRGDVRNYTHIFESNNLIKFDASHKIEVEGITRGAVELNKSLFETTPLYAIQDHLGKYHQVKTVQQEEILRGDVRSCRWLFETRPIDQFDESIHKYQIIRGISAQEIQTGNVKSAKWLFETQPLDSIKYFSNTEEVESKTEQVTDIVKGDVKTCRWLFETQPMESLYEKVSLMTGSEEIHKGDVKACTWLFETQPLDTIKDDSEATVKLQTVKQEEIHGGDVRTTCFLFETENLDSIQGEEGKEIKAMEMDIQAGDVSSMRHKFESQSLDSISSGSEEVLRKIKTLKTEDIQKGNVLNCRWLFENQPIDMIKESQEGNELVKTVTDIQGGNVRKGCFIFETFSLDEIKEESDYISTKKTITEEVIKGDVKSYRMLFETQPLYAIQDREGFYHEVTTVKKEEVIHGDVRGTRWLFETKPLDSINESETVYVIKSVTQEDIQKGAVSSVRYRFETQPLDQIAKESCDIVPTVDCIQGGDVRTSKQFFESKNLDKNTYVRTVSVNEIQKGNVKTSTWLFETHTLDELRGEGSEYENIRTVTQEDMQKGDVKQAVWLFENQTLDSIKEADESITKITKEEIPPADVKTTTWLFETTPLHKFTESRVEKVEIIGKSIKETLGELYSQKVIEAPGIIIEADEVGDVRMAKYKLMNQASPEIQKEEIVKVDLRNIMVNLLSKRDCKKREILVSEEEKGNVNLTKTQLLNRSTEFHAEKEEIVSGDVQQAIKNLFSEERSVKKGILIQEDERGDINMTIYCLLHENAGDTIKREEVVGGDVKRTIHNLLSSISNNKISERAKIDASERGNVQFFTTCIETGALDYLRQLQTGSNEILTGGKQEKEEEIIGGDVEGTKLLLKKRRSQVERTVNETDIIPGDVHNTVKVFLTEPQNTSCKLPKEEIIKGDVKSTLNSLSQAISQKTVAKTEEVIKGDMLTTLKSLKESSQKWKNSKQPDVIPGDIEKAIECLEKTAQTRTEILKKELILDDLEASLKNLKETQRAFKEVNKSSVKNDVQTEMAGSKEEQEAGVHQVTVQRDKKSILQPRPGPFEPAARWQEGTYILNQAIDKSCHRHLMEERTEVNLPKAPKGTVKIVVDREQNNDALEKNLRKLSNSHQAGIWTDNTTEQHLRDEHASGQLTSTLSVREHRKTKGSEMAREQKEAVFWQSTDKTFGKQQTDTCELRNDRQKIEVFPVKSAKNTQNTKTSTDTQSSRPGLTQGPVYKMVGETREVSEDFQKQTLLKQEKQYSNKDIMRKNVTPQPGWQTLPGNQDMSNVTEMKVSQKSHNQLKATDKKQTDSHLKNQDFLMKTNTSKDLKMAMEMSFNPVKFNPENNAKENEFPLPPPSPPPPLPSNASSEIEFPLPPPPPLTMLPEKNVFPPSLSTEKIQAEFENFPGLPLPPPPEDEKFERECLSMFPPPPPPPPAPALKPAHLLSSSVQEKHNGTFIHHSQEEASSSQAKVVTGKSGGRLPPPTLPKPKFPKKVEDIKNHSSPKVDLENSLPDTECKMTPSKDQKRVIMATSSEHIETKQNVSSKSLDKRKQLSMDSTRSFSQAVPESSPPKKKPIAPLIKSHSFPAGSGQQSPKPYMRKFKTPLMIAEEKYRQQREELEKQRQGSSGYNILRTESQNQNVSELKKEMLLQKPKEEVPLTGMDSEVIVAQTNTVSQSLSQELGVCTDNQLSTTPAVTLSVKGFQHVPATLEGKDTMKKEVLQSSKDMIQSKSACEIKQSKQECRTRQTQQKHLEQLHLPESKPVSPSFKVKTIKVPILGHKLNETNHSYESHKKQSEVDIQTITNQQYQETERTEARIEGSSNKQSVTEKYFQLPAKEKRVTIQLPTETTGKSHESKLNIAHEKQREFRDSESGKLLRSEETIQGPPMIGPKKESLIVETKQEYLNKSAQKVVEQKVAEAHLDSQTQNFQQTHTQSFESQVEHKKLPQPNNNLQEEKYLGIKGIQQKQVFSNTKESKQEITQNKSLFSSVKESQQDDGKRAVNVLEFLRKREELQQILSRVREFEAEPDKNGLKTFQMLLNIIPVWLLSEEKREYGVHIAMENNIEKIKEEITLIKTQAEDMLVSCENTIQTAMISSKAGKQRNKATSLNETLPKVSNANVSYNKNTQQKENTIVEKAEHHQVATHQETTAHQVKTHQEIKLDDAKVPSPSLKTRPPSPTFITIESTARRTETSPKDELSQSPKKDSSAEPSPRPSQPTRILRANTSPSPPKSRSEQLVKLKDTTAKLSRGIIPCSSITPVPIVEKRSEIVKSPATLRRQIKIEARGRDSPPTITIPITVNHADSGSFKESMEAQEEVRKVEKRSTYVHKDGVNSAKDVVPDTESFDAVEIIRKVEGPCLSEHTQRYEAANRTVETAENFMSDHENEINRWFRGFEDGLSFDTQSNRRVYVNGEANRNIKQESRSFCKEEFGLTSKESTSFTGFSHRRPGELQEMMPVKLPSIRSETRSRSERFSGVDAFESQVVGSKTTISSSHGSEAGRSRFDFKHAPPTYEDVIAGHILDVSDSPKELRRNFQQTWQESERVFENLGYATSDASATEMETTFQEESAFIRETATPRPGSMCTLSKDGVSNGAPSSRQAEFS; translated from the exons gaGGTAATCCGTAGCAGCCAGATCGACATTTCAAGAAGCAGccaggaaatggaaagaaatgaaccAGAAATTTCCGAAGCACACAAAATTGATGTTCTTGGAACAGAAATG GTCTCTCATCTTGAAAAGCACACTGAGGAAATAAACCAAGCTTCTCAGCTCCATCAATATGTTCAAGAAACAG TCATAGATACACCTGaagatgaagagattccaaaggtttcaactaagtttttaaaagaacaatttgAAAAGTCTGTCCAGGAAAAGGTCCTTTATTCTGACAAAGAATTGACCCCAGCCAAGCAGACTAAG ATTGAAAGTGAATCTGAAGAGACTTTAAAGCCATCATCAATTGTGGGTACCTCTTCTACTTCTTACACTTCAACCAGCCAGAGGAAGGAAACATCAGCCACCAGATACCGTGATCACAGTGCCACTTCCTCAACTCTGGCACAAATCAATGCCACTCCTTCGGAAAAGACAGAAGAatttcctcctcccccacccgaCATGCTTCAACCTCCAGTAGATGTGACAGCATTTTCCCAGTCCCCTGAACTACCCAGCCCTCCTAGAATACCACCAGTCCCCAAAGAATTATACTCCAAACAAAGAAATTTGTATGAATTAAACCGTTTATATAAACACATCCATCCTGAGTTAAGGAAAAACTTAGAAAAAGATTATATCAGTGAGGTTTCTGAGATTGTTTCTCGTCAAGTGAATGCGGGGAGCTCAGTTTCAGCAGATGTGCAACAAGCCCGGTatgtttttgaaaatacaaatgacAGTTCTCAAAAAGGTCTGAACGCAGAAAGAGAACACTTGGAGTGGGATGAAATTCTGAAGGGGGAGGTGCAGTCCATGAGATGGATCTTCGAGAATCAGCCATTAGATTCCATCAACAATGGCTCTCCAGATGAAGACAACATCTCCAAGGGCATTGCTGATCAAGAAATCATCGCTGGTGGTGACGTGAAATATACCACATGGATGTTTGAAACTCAGCCCATCGATACTCTGGGGGATCATTCTTCTGGCACCGAGGAACATGCTGAGAAAATTCCTGAGCTGGCCAGAGGAGATGTCCACACAGCCCGGTGGATGTTTGAAACAAAGCCGTTAGACTCAATGAATAAATTGCATCAAAGTCAAGAAGAATCAATAGCAACTGCCATAAAGGACATAACCGGGGGGGATGTCAAGACTGTGAGATACATGTTTGAAACTCAACATCTGGATCAACTTGGACAACTTCACTCAGTAGATGAGATGCACCTATTGCAACTCAGATCTGAGCTCAAAGAAATTAAGGGGAATGTTAAGAGAAgtataaaatgttttgaaacGCAACCGTTATATGTTATTAGAGATGGCTCGGGTCAAATGCTAGAAATTAAAACTGTTCACAGAGAAGATGTTGAAAAGGGGGATGTAAGAACAGCACGTTGGATGTTTGAAACACAGCCCCTAGACACAATTAACAAAGATATAACAGAAATTAAAGTTGTCAGAGGAATATCCATGGAAGAAAATGTCAAAGGTGGGGTGAGTAGGGCCAAGTGGTTGTTTGAAACTCAACCTTTGGAGAAAATcaaagaagagacagaagaggTCATAGTTGAAAAGGAAACAGTAATAGGTACAGATGTCTCTAAAAAGTGTTGGATGTTTGAAACACAGCCATTAGATATTCTGAAAGAAGTTCCTGATGCAGACCATCTAAAGTCTGAAGAGATAATAGGGGGTGATGTACAAACTACTAAGCAACTATTTGAAACACTTCCATTAGAGGCTTTAAAAGATAGCCCTGATGTAGGAAAACTTCAAAAAATTACTGCTTCTGAAGAAGAAAAGGGGGATGTCAGGCACCAAAAATGGATTTTCGAAACCCAACCTCTGGAAGAGATTAGAGACGATAAAAAAGAGTACATACGAACAGTGAAACTTGAAGAAGTTGACAGAGGAGATGTAAGGAATTATACACATATCTTTGAATCAAACAACTTGATTAAATTTGATGCGTCACATAAAATAGAGGTGGAAGGAATCACAAGAGGTGCTGTAGAATTAAATAAATCACTCTTTGAAACAACACCATTATATGCCATTCAAGATCACCTTGGAAAATACCATCAAGTAAAGACAGTCCAGCAAGAAGAAATCCTAAGAGGTGATGTAAGAAGCTGTAGGTGGCTTTTTGAAACAAGGCCCATTGATCAGTTTGATGAAAGTATTCATAAATATCAGATAATTAGAGGAATATCTGCTCAAGAAATACAGACTGGGAATGTAAAATCTGCTAAGTGGCTATTTGAAACCCAACCACTTGATTCGATTAAATATTTTAGCAATACAGAAGAAGTAGAAAGTAAAACTGAACAAGTCACTGATATTGTTAAAGGGGATGTCAAAACCTGCAGATGGCTTTTTGAAACCCAGCCAATGGAATCTCTCTATGAAAAAGTTTCATTAATGACTGGCAGTGAAGAAATTCATAAGGGAGATGTCAAAGCCTGTACCTGGCTCTTTGAAACTCAGCCACTAGATACCATAAAAGATGACTCTGAAGCAACAGTCAAATTGCAAACTGTGAAACAAGAGGAAATCCATGGTGGGGATGTTCGTACAACATGTTTCCTTTTTGAGACGGAAAATTTGGACAGCATacaaggagaagaaggaaaggagatcAAAGCCATGGAAATGGATATCCAAGCTGGGGATGTTTCCAGCATGCGGCATAAATTTGAAAGTCAGTCCTTAGATTCTATAAGTTCCGGTTCAGAGGAGGTTTTGAGAAAGATCAAAACCCTAAAGACTGAAGATATTCAGAAAGGCAATGTTTTAAATTGTAGGTGGCTCTTTGAAAACCAACCAATTGATATGATAAAAGAAAGTCAAGAAGGTAATGAATTAGTTAAGACAGTGACAGACATACAAGGTGGAAATGTAAGAAAGGGGTGCtttatttttgagacgttttcttTAGATGAGATTAAAGAAGAATCAGACTATATTAGCACCAAGAAAACAATTACTGAAGAAGTAATAAAGGGCGATGTAAAAAGCTATAGAATGCTCTTTGAAACCCAGCCACTTTATGCAATTCAAGATCGAGAAGGGTTTTATCATGAAGTGACTACAGTTAAAAAGGAAGAGGTAATTCACGGAGATGTACGAGGGACAAGGTGGCTTTTTGAAACAAAACCATTAGACTCAATTAATGAATCTGAGACTGTGTATGTGATTAAATCTGTCACACAAGAAGACATTCAGAAGGGAGCTGTTAGTTCTGTTAGATACAGATTTGAAACCCAGCCACTGGATCAGATTGCAAAAGAATCATGTGATATTGTGCCCACTGTGGACTGTATTCAAGGTGGGGATGTAAGGACAAGTAAACAATTCTTTGAGTCTAAAAATTTGGATAAGAATACTTATGTAAGAACAGTAAGTGTCAATGAAATACAGAAGGGCAATGTTAAAACATCCACTTGGCTATTTGAGACCCATACTCTAGATGAACTGAGAGGAGAAGGgtcagaatatgaaaatatcagAACAGTCACCCAGGAAGACATGCAGAAAGGTGATGTGAAGCAGGCAGTGTGGCTCTTTGAAAATCAAACTTTGGATTCTATTAAGGAAGCAGATGAAAGCATCACAAAAATCACCAAGGAAGAAATCCCTCCTGCTGATGTCAAGACAACTACCTGGCTCTTTGAAACCACACCCCTTCACAAATTTACTGAAAGTAGGGTAGAAAAGGTGGAAATTATTGGCAAGAGCATTAAAGAAACCTTAGGAGAGCTGTACTCTCAAAAAGTTATCGAGGCTCCTGGAATCATCATTGAAGCTGATGAGGTTGGGGATGTTCGAATGGCAAAATACAAGCTAATGAATCAAGCATCACCTGAGATACAGAAAGAAGAAATTGTTAAGGTTGACCTCAGAAATATAATGGTGAACCTTCTTTCCAAAAGAGACTGTAAGAAAAGAGAGATTTTGGTCAgtgaagaagagaagggaaatgtTAATCTGACCAAAACTCAGTTATTAAACAGATCAACAGAATTTCAtgctgaaaaagaagagatagtGAGTGGTGATGTCCAACAAGCAATAAAAAACCTGTTCTCTGAGGAAAGATCTGTAAAGAAAGGGATTTTGATTCAGGAAGATGAAAGAGGCGATATTAACATGACTATCTATTGTCTTCTTCATGAAAACGCTGGTGACACAATTAAGCGTGAAGAAGTAGTAGGGGGTGATGTAAAACGTACAATTCATAATTTGCTATCTTCCATATCAAACAATAAAATATCTGAAAGGGCTAAAATTGATGCCTCTGAGAGAGGAAACGTTCAGTTTTTTACAACATGCATAGAAACTGGAGCTTTGGATTATCTCAGACAACTTCAGACAGGCTCAAATGAAATACTAACAGGTGGGaaacaagaaaaagaggaagaaataattgGTGGTGATGTAGAAGGCACAAAACTGTTATTAAAGAAAAGGCGATCTCAGGTTGAACGTACTGTTAATGAAACTGACATCATCCCAGGAGATGTGCATAATACAGTTAAGGTTTTTCTGACAGAGCCTCAGAATACATCTTGTAAGTTACCCAAAGAAGAAATTATTAAAGGTGATGTGAAGTCAACCCTAAACTCCCTCAGCCAGGCCATAAGTCAGAAAACAGTGGCTAAAACAGAAGAAGTTATAAAAGGTGACATGCTGACCACCCTCAAGTCACTTAAGGAATCAAGTCAAAAATGGAAGAACTCTAAACAGCCTGATGTCATCCCTGGGGATATTGAGAAAGCTATTGAATGCCTTGAAAAGACTGCACAGACGAGGACGGAAATACTGAAAAAGGAGCTTATCCTAGATGACCTTGAGGCATCActaaagaatctaaaagaaacacaaagagcTTTCAAAGAGGTAAATAAAAGTTCAGTCAAAAATGATGTGCAGACTGAGATGGCAGGATCCAAAGAAGAGCAGGAAGCAGGGGTTCATCAGGTGACTGTCCAGAGGGACAAAAAAAGCATTCTTCAGCCAAGACCAGGACCCTTTGAGCCAGCAGCCAGGTGGCAGGAGGGAACATACATTCTCAATCAAGCTATAGACAAATCTTGTCATAGACATTTAATGGAAGAAAGAACTGAGGTTAATCTTCCAAAAGCCCCCAAAGGCACCGTAAAGATTGTCGTAGATCGCGAACAAAACAATGATGCTCTTGAGAAAAACCTTAGAAAACTATCTAATTCACACCAAGCGGGTATCTGGACTGATAACACAACAGAGCAACATCTTAGGGATGAACACGCAAGCGGACAGTTGACTTCAACCCTGTCAGTTAGGGAACATCGAAAAACCAAGGGATCAGAGATGGCGAGAGAACAGAAGGAGGCTGTCTTTTGGCAATCTACTGATAAAACATTTGGAAAGCAACAGACTGACACTTGCGAACTGAGGAATGACCGCCAGAAGATTGAGGTTTTCCCTGTCAAGAGTGCTAAAAATACCCAAAACACTAAAACATCAACAGATACACAAAGCTCTAGGCCTGGTTTAACCCAGGGTCCAGTCTACAAGATGGTTGGAGAAACACGTGAGGTTTCAGAGGACTTTCAAAAGCAGACTCTGTTAAAGCAAGAAAAGCAATATTCTAATAAAGATATAATGAGAAAGAATGTGACCCCTCAACCAGGGTGGCAGACTTTGCCTGGGAATCAAGACATGTCAAATGTAACAGAAATGAAAGTCTCCCAAAAAAGCCACAATCAACTTAAGGCAACTGACAAAAAGCAGACTGATAGTCATCTGAAGAACCAGGACTTTCTAATGAAGACAAATACCTCCAAAGACTTAAAAATGGCAATGGAAATGTCCTTTAATCCAGTCAAATTTAACCCTGAAAATAATGCAAAGGAAAATGAGTTCCCTCttccacctccatctccacctcctcctctgccttccaatgcatcaTCTGAAATTgaatttcctcttcctcctccacctcctttaACAATGTTgcctgaaaaaaatgtgtttcctCCTTCACTGTCCACTGAGAAGATACAGGCtgaatttgaaaattttccaggccttcctcttcctccaccaCCAGAAGATGAGAAATTTGAAAGAGAATGTCTATCCATgtttccaccaccaccccctcctcctccagctccagcTCTAAAACCAGCAcatctcctttcttcttctgttCAAGAAAAGCATAATGGAACATTTATACACCACTCCCAAGAGGAAGCCTCAAGCTCTCAGGCTAAAGTCGTAACAGGAAAATCTGGAGGACGTTTGCCACCTCCCACACTCCCCAAACCCAAGTTTCCCAAGAAGGTAGAAGATATAAAGAATCATAGTTCCCCAAAAGTTGATTTGGAAAATTCTCTGCCAGATACAGAATGTAAAATGACTCCCTCAAAGGATCAGAAAAGAGTAATAATGGCAACTAGCAGTGAACACATAGAGACAAAGCAGAACGTATCTAGCAAAAGTCTTGATAAAAGAAAACAACTATCTATGGACTCTACAAGGTCTTTCTCACAGGCAGTTCCAGAAAGTTCACCACCCAAGAAAAAACCTATAGCACCTCTCATAAAATCTCATTCATTTCCAGCAGGCTCAGGACAGCAAAGCCCAAAACCTTAtatgagaaaatttaaaacacCTTTAATGATTGCTGAAGAAAAATATAGACAACaaagagaagagcttgaaaaacagagacagggGAGTTCGGGCTACAACATACTTAGAACAGAAAGCCAAAATCAAAACGTATCAGAGTTGAAAAAGGAAATGCTGTTACAAAAACCAAAGGAGGAGGTCCCCCTAACTGGAATGGATTCAGAGGTCATTGTGGCCCAAACCAACACAGTCTCTCAAAGTCTTTCTCAAGAACTAGGGGTCTGTACTGATAACCAGCTTTCCACAACACCAGCAGTGACATTGTCTGTCAAGGGGTTCCAACATGTTCCAGCAACCTTGGAAGGCAAAGATACCATGAAAAAGGAAGTTTTGCAGAGCTCAAAGGATATGATCCAATCTAAATCAGCTTGTGAAATTAAACAGAGTAAGCAAGAATGTAGGACACGGCAAACACAACAGAAGCATCTGGAGCAGTTGCACTTGCCCGAAAGCAAACCAGTTTCCCCCAGTTTCAAAGTTAAAACCATCAAGGTTCCAATTCTAGGTCATAAGTTAAATGAAACAAACCACAGCTATGAAAGTCATAAAAAGCAATCTGAAGTTGATATTCAAACCATTACCAACCAACAGTACCAGGAAACTGAGAGAACAGAAGCAAGGATTGAAGGCAGTAGCAATAAGCAATCagtgactgaaaaatattttcaattaccTGCAAAGGAGAAGAGAGTAACAATACAATTGCCTACAGAAACCACAGGGAAAAGCCACGAAAGCAAGCTCAATATAGCTCATGAGAAGCAAAGAGAATTTAGAGACTCTGAGAGTGGGAAGCTTTTAAGAAGTGAAGAAACAATTCAGGGACCACCAATGATTGGTCCAAAGAAAGAAAGTCTAATAGTTGAGACAAAACAAGAATATTTGAATAAATCAGCTCAGAAGGTAGTCGAACAAAAGGTTGCTGAGGCACATCTTGATTCTCAGACTCAGAATTTTCAGCAAACACATACACAGTCTTTTGAAAGTCAAGTTGAACATAAAAAATTGCCCCAGCCAAACAATAATCTGCAGGAAGAAAAATATCTTGGCATCAAGGGCATACAACAGAAACAAGTCTTTTCTAATACTAAAGAGTCAAAGCAAGAGATTACACAGAACAaatctttattttcctctgtgaAAGAATCCCAGCAGGATGATGGAAAACGTGCTGTAAATGTATTGGAATTCTTGAGAAAACGTGAAGAACTACAACAGATTCTGTCTAGGGTAAGAGAGTTTGAAGCAGAGCCAGATAAAAATGGCCTTAAGACATTTCAGATGCTGTTAAATATTATTCCAGTATGGCTATTaagtgaagaaaaaagagaatatgGAGTTCACATTGCTATGGAGAATAACAtagaaaaaatcaaagaagaaataacactCATTAAGACTCAGGCAGAGGATATGCTTGTGTCCTGTGAAAATACAATTCAAACGGCCATGATATCGTCTAAAGCaggaaagcagagaaataaaGCTACCAGTCTTAATGAAACATTACCTAAAGTGTCCAATGCTAATGTCAGTTACAATAAAAATACCCAgcagaaagaaaatacaattgTGGAAAAAGCAGAGCACCACCAAGTAGCAACGCATCAAGAAACTACTGCTCATCAAGTGAAAACCCATCAGGAAATTAAACTAGATGATGCCAAGGTTCCTTCTCCGTCTTTAAAAACACGCCCACCGTCACCAACTTTCATAACAATCGAGTCTACCGCCCGGCGAACAGAAACCTCTCCTAAGGATGAGCTTTCCCAGTCCCCTAAAAAGGACAGTTCTGCTGAACCATCACCAAGACCATCGCAACCAACTAGAATCCTCAGAGCAAATACCTCCCCTTCGCCACCCAAGAGTCGCTCTGAACAACTTGTGAAGCTCAAAGACACCACTGCGAAGTTATCCAGAGGGATCATCCCATGTTCGTCGATAACCCCGGTTCCCATCGTGGAGAAGAGGTCTGAGATCGTCAAGTCTCCTGCAACACTTCGCCGTCAAATTAAGATAGAG GCTCGTGGTAGGGACTCTCCACCTACAATCACAATACCTATAACTGTAAATCATGCGGATAGTGGTTCTTTCAAAGAATCCATGGAAGCTCAAGAGGAAGTAAGGAAAGTAGAGAAAAGGTCGACTTACGTTCACAAAGATGGAGTAAATTCCGCTAAAGACGTAGTGCCAGATACTGAGAGTTTTGACGCAGTGGAAATCATCCGCAAAGTCGAAGGACCTTGCCTGTCAGAGCACACGCAGAGATACGAAGCCGCGAACAGGACTGTTGAAACGGCGGAAAATTTCATGAGTgaccatgaaaatgaaataaacaggtGGTTCAGGGGATTTGAGGATGGCCTAAGTTTTGACACACAGTCAAATAGAAGAGTTTATGTAAATGGAGAAGCAAATCGTAATATAAAACAAGAAAGCCGTTCATTTTGTAAGGAGGAATTTGGATTAACATCTAAAGAAAGTACTAGCTTTACGGGTTTTTCTCACCGTCGTCCTGGAGAGCTGCAGGAAATGATGCCCGTTAAGCTGCCCAGCATACGCTCTGAAACAAGGTCTCGCAGTGAACGCTTCTCAGGGGTGGATGCATTTGAGAGTCAGGTTGTTGGGTCGAAGACGACAATCTCTTCCTCACATGGCTCGGAAGCTGGCAGATCTCGCTTTGACTTCAAGCACGCCCCACCTACCTATGAGGATGTCATCGCCGGCCACATTTTAGATGTTTCTGATTCACCTAAAGAACTCAGGAGGAATTTTCAACAGACGTggcaggagagtgaaagagttttTGAAAACCTGGGATATGCAACCTCAGATGCTTCTGCAACTGAGATGGAAACCACCTTCCAAGAGGAATCTGCATTTATACGGG